The Flavobacterium faecale genome has a segment encoding these proteins:
- a CDS encoding four helix bundle protein: protein MDFKSLLAFQKSFELAMEIFKLTKSFPKEETYSLSDQIRRSSRSVSANIAEAYRKRRYPNHFISKLTDSDAENSETNVWLQFALQCDYINQETFDTLNNKSLEIGKLINYMINNPGKFGC, encoded by the coding sequence ATGGATTTCAAATCATTACTAGCTTTTCAAAAATCATTCGAATTGGCAATGGAGATTTTCAAACTCACTAAATCATTTCCTAAGGAAGAAACTTATTCACTATCAGATCAAATTAGACGTTCTTCAAGAAGCGTATCTGCTAATATTGCAGAAGCTTATAGAAAAAGACGTTATCCAAATCATTTTATAAGCAAACTCACCGATAGCGATGCCGAAAACTCAGAAACAAATGTTTGGCTACAGTTTGCGCTACAATGTGACTACATTAACCAAGAAACTTTTGACACATTAAATAATAAAAGTTTAGAAATCGGTAAATTGATCAATTATATGATTAATAATCCTGGTAAGTTTGGATGCTAG
- the trmD gene encoding tRNA (guanosine(37)-N1)-methyltransferase TrmD, translating to MRIDIITVLPELLRSPFEASIMKRAIDKGLVEVHFHNLRDYTTNKQKSVDDYAYGGGAGMVMNIQPIDDCISHLKSERTYDEIIYMSPDGETLNQKMANTMSMYENIIILCGHYKGVDQRVRDHFITKEISIGDYVLSGGELGALVLSDALIRLIPGVLSDETSALTDSFQDGLLSGPIYTRPAEYKGWKVPDVLLSGHSGKIDQWREDMAYEHTKNRRPDLLEE from the coding sequence ATGAGAATCGATATTATTACCGTTTTACCTGAATTATTAAGGAGTCCGTTTGAAGCTTCGATTATGAAACGTGCTATTGACAAAGGACTGGTAGAAGTTCATTTTCATAATTTAAGAGATTACACTACCAACAAACAAAAAAGTGTAGATGACTACGCATACGGTGGTGGCGCCGGAATGGTAATGAACATTCAGCCTATTGATGACTGTATTTCACATTTAAAAAGCGAACGCACCTATGACGAAATTATATATATGTCGCCAGATGGAGAAACTTTAAATCAAAAAATGGCCAATACTATGTCAATGTATGAGAATATCATTATTCTTTGTGGACATTACAAAGGTGTGGATCAACGTGTGAGAGATCATTTTATTACCAAAGAAATTTCGATTGGTGATTATGTTTTATCAGGTGGTGAACTAGGTGCGTTGGTCTTATCTGATGCCTTAATTCGTTTAATCCCTGGTGTTTTGAGTGATGAAACATCAGCCTTGACCGATAGTTTTCAAGATGGATTATTATCTGGTCCTATATATACAAGACCTGCAGAATATAAAGGATGGAAAGTTCCAGATGTGTTATTGAGCGGACATTCTGGGAAAATTGACCAATGGCGCGAGGATATGGCATATGAGCATACAAAAAACAGGAGACCGGATTTGTTGGAGGAATAA
- a CDS encoding M3 family metallopeptidase — protein MRIVTNLLLASTAALAFAPLHSIQAQNKSIKMTNPLLQKSSLQYQAPAFNLIKDADYKPAFEFGLAAQDKQITAIANSPAKATFQNTVLALEISGEDLKRATTAFYSQTGANTNPTLQALQVAYAPIFSAHRDKTYLNSKLYNRFKSIDLKTLKGEDKKLTEHYIQEFELAGANLSDADKEKMKKINGELASLGTLFGNKLLTARKNGAVFFDNESELAGLPTGEIKAAKEKATEAGQSGKFLIGLTNTTQQPVLQNLTNRTSREKIFHASWTRAEKNDDGDTREVLEKMARLRLQKANLMGKKNFAEWKQQDQMAKTPDRAMHLLAEIAGPAVKKAKAEAQEIQDLIDAQKGGFKLEPWDWDFYAEQVRKAKYDLDENQVKPYFELTTVLEKGVFFAAKKMYGITFKQRSDLPVYHPDVFAYEVFDNDGKSMAIYYLDFYTRDNKNGGAWMNSLVKQSHYQNQKPVIVNVYNFTKPVDGAPSLISFDNVTTMFHEFGHTLHGLFANQNYATLSGTSVPRDFVEFPSQINEHAALDPEVLKNYAIHYQTKQEIPQDLIDKIKKSETFNSGYHVTELLAASTLDMNWHSVENEKDFKPTLIFEKEALEKYGLLVNEVPTRYHTPYFAHIWSGGYSAGYYAYTWSKTLDYNAFDWMKANGGMTRENCERFRKYILSVGNSVDLNQAFKDFIGHDMEIEPYLKNAGLKDN, from the coding sequence ATGAGAATCGTAACTAATCTTCTATTGGCGAGTACAGCCGCATTAGCTTTTGCGCCATTGCATTCGATACAAGCACAAAATAAATCTATCAAAATGACAAATCCATTGTTACAAAAAAGCAGCTTGCAATACCAAGCTCCCGCTTTTAATTTGATTAAAGACGCCGATTATAAACCTGCTTTTGAATTTGGATTAGCAGCGCAAGACAAACAAATTACCGCTATAGCAAATAGTCCAGCCAAAGCAACGTTTCAGAACACAGTTCTCGCATTAGAGATTTCTGGTGAAGATTTAAAACGAGCAACTACAGCTTTTTACAGCCAGACAGGTGCCAATACCAACCCAACATTACAGGCATTGCAGGTAGCTTATGCGCCTATATTCTCTGCGCATAGAGACAAAACATATTTGAACTCAAAACTCTACAACCGTTTCAAATCCATCGATTTAAAAACGTTAAAGGGAGAAGATAAGAAGTTAACCGAGCATTATATTCAAGAATTTGAATTGGCGGGTGCTAATTTATCTGATGCAGACAAAGAGAAAATGAAAAAAATCAACGGGGAACTAGCGAGTTTAGGTACCTTGTTTGGAAACAAATTATTAACTGCCCGCAAAAATGGGGCGGTATTTTTTGATAATGAGTCTGAACTTGCGGGTTTACCGACAGGCGAAATTAAAGCAGCCAAAGAAAAAGCTACTGAAGCTGGTCAATCAGGGAAATTCTTGATTGGGTTAACCAATACAACGCAACAACCCGTATTACAAAATTTGACCAATCGTACCAGTAGAGAAAAAATATTCCATGCGTCTTGGACACGTGCCGAGAAAAACGACGACGGAGACACTAGAGAGGTATTGGAGAAAATGGCTCGTTTGCGTTTGCAAAAAGCCAATTTAATGGGTAAAAAGAATTTTGCAGAATGGAAACAGCAAGATCAAATGGCCAAAACACCAGATCGCGCCATGCATTTATTGGCTGAGATTGCTGGTCCTGCTGTCAAAAAAGCAAAAGCTGAGGCACAAGAAATTCAAGACTTAATTGATGCGCAAAAAGGCGGATTTAAACTAGAGCCTTGGGATTGGGATTTTTATGCAGAGCAAGTACGTAAAGCCAAATATGACTTAGACGAAAATCAAGTAAAACCGTATTTTGAATTGACTACCGTTCTTGAAAAAGGAGTGTTTTTTGCAGCCAAAAAAATGTATGGTATCACCTTCAAACAACGCTCAGATTTGCCAGTCTATCACCCAGATGTATTTGCCTATGAGGTTTTTGACAACGACGGAAAATCTATGGCAATCTATTATTTAGATTTTTATACTCGTGACAATAAAAATGGCGGGGCTTGGATGAACAGTTTGGTAAAACAATCGCATTACCAAAACCAAAAACCAGTTATTGTCAACGTGTACAACTTCACAAAACCAGTTGATGGCGCTCCATCATTAATCAGTTTTGACAATGTGACTACCATGTTTCACGAGTTTGGTCACACACTCCATGGTTTATTCGCCAATCAAAATTATGCAACTTTATCAGGTACGTCTGTGCCTCGTGACTTTGTAGAGTTCCCTTCTCAAATCAATGAGCATGCGGCTTTGGATCCAGAAGTGCTGAAAAATTACGCAATTCATTACCAAACAAAACAAGAAATTCCACAAGATTTAATTGATAAGATAAAAAAATCAGAGACATTCAATAGCGGTTATCATGTAACCGAGTTGCTAGCAGCATCGACCTTGGATATGAATTGGCATAGTGTCGAAAACGAAAAAGATTTCAAACCAACCTTAATTTTCGAAAAAGAAGCGCTAGAAAAATACGGATTGTTGGTAAATGAGGTTCCAACTCGCTACCACACACCTTATTTCGCACACATATGGTCAGGCGGTTATTCTGCAGGATATTACGCGTACACTTGGTCAAAAACACTTGATTATAATGCATTTGACTGGATGAAAGCCAACGGCGGAATGACCAGAGAAAACTGCGAACGCTTTCGAAAATACATTTTATCTGTCGGGAATAGCGTAGACTTAAACCAAGCCTTTAAAGATTTTATCGGTCACGATATGGAGATAGAGCCATACCTTAAAAACGCAGGTTTAAAAGATAATTGA
- a CDS encoding alpha/beta fold hydrolase, translating into MKMKLTVGLFLFTLLSFAQQEKLQWLDSNLSNYEYPFPVHFITLNIQQQELKMEYMDVKPNNYNGKNILLLHGKNFNGAYWKTTIDALTQKGFRVIVPDQIGFGKSSKPDNFQYTFQQLAQNTKQILDSLGIQKTAVLGHSMGGMVAARFALMFPEVTEKLILENPIGLEDWKLKVPYQSVDWWYKGELNQSYDKIKKYQLDSYYDGKWKPEYDQWVNLLAGWTLNSDFKKLAWNSALMYDMIFTQPVVYEFQNIKAPTLLIIGTRDRTALGKPLVSEDVRKTMGLYENLGKETQKKIIGSKLVEIPNIGHMPHIESFDKFINPLLDFLEK; encoded by the coding sequence ATGAAAATGAAACTAACAGTTGGACTATTTCTATTCACACTGCTTTCCTTCGCGCAACAAGAAAAACTGCAGTGGCTCGATAGTAATTTGAGTAATTATGAATACCCTTTTCCAGTTCATTTTATCACTTTAAATATTCAGCAACAAGAACTCAAAATGGAATACATGGATGTTAAACCCAATAATTACAACGGGAAAAACATCCTACTACTTCACGGAAAAAACTTTAATGGTGCCTATTGGAAAACAACTATTGATGCTTTGACCCAAAAGGGATTCCGCGTTATAGTTCCCGATCAAATTGGTTTTGGTAAATCATCAAAACCAGATAATTTTCAATATACCTTTCAACAACTAGCGCAAAACACCAAGCAAATTTTGGATAGTTTAGGCATTCAAAAGACAGCTGTTTTAGGACACTCGATGGGCGGAATGGTTGCCGCTCGTTTTGCATTAATGTTTCCTGAAGTAACGGAGAAATTAATCTTAGAAAATCCAATAGGACTAGAGGACTGGAAATTAAAGGTTCCGTATCAGTCAGTAGATTGGTGGTACAAAGGCGAGTTGAACCAGAGTTATGACAAAATCAAAAAATACCAACTAGATAGTTATTATGATGGCAAATGGAAACCAGAATATGATCAATGGGTAAATCTACTCGCAGGTTGGACGCTGAATTCTGATTTTAAAAAATTAGCTTGGAATTCGGCCTTAATGTATGATATGATTTTTACTCAACCTGTTGTATACGAATTTCAGAATATAAAAGCACCGACACTTTTAATCATCGGTACCCGTGATAGAACTGCATTAGGAAAACCATTAGTATCCGAGGACGTCCGCAAAACAATGGGGCTGTATGAGAATTTGGGTAAAGAAACCCAAAAGAAAATAATAGGATCAAAATTAGTCGAAATCCCAAACATTGGTCACATGCCACACATTGAAAGTTTTGACAAGTTTATTAATCCGCTACTTGACTTTTTAGAAAAATAA
- a CDS encoding peroxiredoxin-like family protein — translation MSTANSTIGLQNTLDNAKNTWEATAPEQIKEIYADGIADVIRQNVIANAKKNDDIAPDFTLTNAVGKEVSLSELLKKGPIVLTWYRGGWCPYCNMTLHYLQEQLPNIQLKGANLLALTPELPDKSMSTAEKHQLQFEVLSDVGNKVAKEYGIVFKLTDDVADSYQKGFDLHGYNGDESDELPLAATYVIGQDGKIVYTFLDAEYRNRAEAEPILKALDNLNN, via the coding sequence ATGAGCACAGCAAATAGCACTATAGGATTACAAAATACACTAGACAACGCAAAAAATACTTGGGAAGCAACAGCGCCTGAGCAAATCAAAGAAATATATGCAGATGGTATTGCAGACGTAATTCGTCAAAACGTAATAGCAAACGCTAAGAAAAACGATGATATCGCTCCTGATTTTACCTTAACAAATGCAGTTGGTAAAGAAGTTTCTTTGAGTGAATTATTGAAAAAAGGTCCAATTGTATTGACTTGGTACAGAGGTGGATGGTGTCCTTATTGCAACATGACTTTACATTATTTGCAAGAGCAATTACCAAACATTCAATTAAAAGGGGCGAACTTATTAGCTTTGACTCCCGAATTACCAGACAAATCAATGTCTACTGCTGAAAAGCACCAATTACAATTTGAAGTATTGAGCGATGTTGGAAACAAAGTAGCCAAAGAATACGGAATCGTTTTCAAATTAACGGATGATGTTGCTGATTCGTACCAAAAAGGTTTTGACCTACACGGTTACAACGGTGACGAGTCAGATGAGTTGCCATTGGCTGCTACCTATGTAATTGGTCAAGATGGTAAAATAGTCTATACCTTTTTGGATGCTGAATACAGAAACAGAGCAGAAGCTGAACCGATCCTAAAAGCACTTGATAATTTGAATAATTAA
- a CDS encoding MFS transporter, translated as MNLSKKNVLFMAIATGIIVANIYYCQPLIVLIAAEFNIPPADAGTIAYLTQAGYAIGLFLMVPLGDKLERKTQIMYTTFASIIALILAATAQNYLILEIASLLIGMTSIVPQLILPLAAALSAPENRGKVVGTIMSGLLVGILLSRTLSGFVGNVLGWRAMFWIAAGLCMVLFFIIKKQFPQNKPVFIGSYGQLIGSLFTLIKEQPLLREATLINVFSFAQFGAFWTTMVLLLSGAPFHYNSATIGLFGVVGASGALAAPLLGKLSDKGGSRVAVGYGCLFIALSFVIFYFSSANVYGVICGIVLIDIGLQSVHISNQTRVYSILPEARNRMNTVFMSFSFLGTAAGTAFGLFMWQLGGWQAVTLGGLFLSALAFTVYGITYKSKRKLHCANA; from the coding sequence ATGAATTTATCAAAAAAGAATGTCCTGTTTATGGCAATTGCAACTGGAATCATCGTTGCAAACATATATTATTGCCAGCCGTTAATTGTGCTCATTGCAGCCGAATTTAACATCCCACCTGCAGACGCAGGTACTATTGCATACCTCACACAAGCAGGTTATGCAATTGGTCTTTTTCTTATGGTGCCACTTGGTGACAAGCTCGAGCGCAAAACGCAGATCATGTATACGACCTTTGCGTCAATAATCGCTTTGATTCTAGCAGCTACGGCACAAAATTATTTAATTCTAGAAATAGCATCACTCTTAATCGGAATGACATCTATTGTTCCGCAACTTATTTTGCCCCTCGCGGCCGCACTGAGCGCACCCGAAAATCGTGGTAAAGTAGTAGGTACCATCATGAGCGGATTGTTGGTTGGGATCTTATTGTCAAGAACGTTAAGCGGTTTTGTGGGTAACGTATTAGGCTGGCGCGCCATGTTTTGGATTGCCGCTGGACTTTGTATGGTACTCTTTTTTATAATTAAAAAACAATTTCCACAAAATAAACCTGTTTTTATTGGATCGTATGGCCAATTAATCGGTTCACTTTTTACTTTGATCAAAGAACAGCCGTTGTTGAGAGAAGCTACTTTGATCAATGTATTCAGCTTTGCTCAATTTGGTGCTTTTTGGACCACGATGGTTTTATTGCTTTCGGGGGCACCTTTTCATTATAACAGTGCAACTATTGGCTTGTTTGGTGTTGTAGGAGCGTCAGGAGCATTAGCAGCGCCTCTGTTGGGTAAATTAAGTGACAAAGGCGGTTCTAGGGTTGCTGTTGGCTATGGCTGTTTGTTTATCGCACTAAGTTTTGTGATTTTTTACTTCTCAAGTGCCAATGTGTATGGAGTGATTTGCGGCATTGTGTTGATCGACATAGGTTTACAGTCGGTTCATATTTCCAATCAAACAAGAGTATATTCTATTTTGCCAGAAGCGAGAAACCGAATGAATACGGTCTTCATGTCTTTTAGCTTTTTGGGAACGGCTGCAGGAACGGCTTTCGGTTTGTTTATGTGGCAATTAGGTGGTTGGCAAGCTGTAACCCTTGGAGGATTATTCTTATCCGCCTTGGCATTTACCGTTTATGGTATTACCTATAAATCAAAAAGGAAATTGCACTGCGCAAACGCTTAA
- a CDS encoding peptidylprolyl isomerase: protein MENGIYAKFNTSKGAILVKLEHELTPGTVGNFVALAEGNMENKIKPQGQKFYDGLKFHRVIPDFMVQGGCPQGTGTGDPGYKFDDEFHKDLRHNAPGVLSMANSGPGSNGSQFFITHVATPWLDDKHTVFGNVIEGQDVVDAIAQGDNLDSVEIIRVGEEAQKWNAIEAFVGLKGARLKKQAALKAETEAKMETLAAGFEKTESGLRYQFIQRGDGKQAEAGKTVSVHYEGSLESGKVFDSSYPRKKPIEFRLGQGQVIEGWDEGIALLKVGDKARFVIPSDLGYGANGAGGVIPPNATLIFDVELMEVK from the coding sequence ATGGAAAACGGAATATACGCTAAATTCAACACTTCAAAAGGTGCTATTTTAGTAAAATTAGAGCATGAATTAACACCTGGAACAGTAGGGAACTTTGTTGCTCTTGCTGAAGGAAATATGGAAAACAAAATCAAGCCTCAAGGACAAAAATTCTATGATGGTTTAAAATTTCATAGAGTAATCCCTGATTTTATGGTTCAAGGAGGATGTCCTCAAGGAACTGGAACTGGAGATCCTGGGTATAAATTTGATGATGAATTCCACAAAGATTTACGTCACAATGCACCTGGAGTCTTGTCTATGGCAAATTCAGGTCCTGGTTCAAATGGATCTCAGTTTTTTATCACTCACGTTGCTACACCATGGTTAGATGATAAACATACCGTTTTTGGAAATGTAATCGAAGGACAAGATGTCGTAGATGCTATTGCTCAAGGTGATAATTTAGATTCAGTTGAAATCATTAGAGTAGGTGAAGAAGCTCAAAAATGGAATGCTATCGAAGCTTTCGTAGGTTTAAAAGGAGCTCGTTTGAAAAAACAAGCAGCTTTAAAAGCAGAAACAGAAGCAAAAATGGAAACATTGGCTGCAGGTTTCGAGAAAACAGAAAGCGGATTGCGTTACCAATTCATCCAAAGAGGTGATGGTAAACAAGCTGAAGCTGGAAAAACAGTTTCTGTACATTACGAAGGTTCATTAGAATCTGGAAAAGTATTTGACTCTTCTTACCCAAGAAAAAAACCAATCGAATTCCGTTTGGGGCAAGGACAAGTAATCGAAGGATGGGACGAAGGTATCGCTTTATTAAAAGTTGGTGACAAAGCTCGTTTTGTAATTCCATCTGATTTAGGATACGGAGCAAACGGAGCTGGAGGAGTTATTCCACCAAACGCTACTTTGATTTTTGACGTAGAATTAATGGAAGTAAAATAA
- a CDS encoding hydroxymethylglutaryl-CoA lyase yields MKEVKIIECPRDAMQGIKTFIPTEQKAAYIQSLLRVGFDTIDFGSFVSPRAIPQMQDTSALLDQLDLSATTSKLLAIIANTKGAEIAATHSQIDYLGFPFSISENFQMRNTHKTIAESLITLEEILNIADQSNKQVVAYLSMGFGNPYGDPWNMEIVAQWTERMSNMGVKILSLSDTVGSSTPDVIHYLYSHLVPKYPQIEFGAHFHTTYDKWFEKIDAATKGGCTRFDGAIQGFGGCPMAKDELTGNMPTEKLLSYFTSNKINTNLNPLSFESAYNEASKLFNNYK; encoded by the coding sequence ATGAAGGAAGTTAAAATCATCGAGTGTCCACGAGATGCCATGCAAGGCATCAAAACATTTATTCCCACAGAGCAAAAAGCAGCTTACATTCAGTCGCTTTTGCGTGTAGGCTTTGATACTATTGATTTTGGTAGTTTTGTATCCCCACGTGCCATCCCGCAAATGCAAGACACTTCAGCTTTATTGGACCAGTTAGATTTGTCTGCCACAACAAGCAAATTATTGGCTATTATCGCCAATACCAAGGGAGCAGAAATCGCTGCCACGCATAGTCAAATCGATTATTTGGGTTTTCCATTCTCTATTTCAGAGAATTTTCAAATGCGTAACACACACAAAACCATAGCCGAATCGCTAATAACTTTAGAAGAAATTCTGAATATTGCCGATCAAAGTAACAAGCAAGTTGTAGCCTACCTTTCAATGGGATTTGGGAATCCGTATGGTGATCCATGGAATATGGAAATCGTAGCACAATGGACCGAGAGAATGTCAAATATGGGAGTCAAAATCCTTTCATTGTCCGATACAGTAGGGAGCTCAACACCAGATGTGATTCATTATTTGTATTCGCATTTAGTACCAAAGTATCCTCAAATTGAGTTTGGTGCTCATTTTCATACAACTTACGACAAATGGTTCGAAAAAATTGATGCGGCTACCAAAGGAGGTTGTACCCGTTTTGATGGTGCTATTCAAGGTTTTGGCGGTTGTCCAATGGCAAAAGATGAATTGACCGGCAATATGCCCACTGAAAAACTACTGTCTTACTTTACAAGCAACAAAATAAATACCAACTTAAACCCGTTAAGTTTTGAGTCAGCTTATAATGAAGCCTCGAAATTATTCAATAATTACAAATGA
- a CDS encoding DUF5723 family protein, with protein sequence MRKQLLTFSLLLCSLVSLAQNKQILYNFTAVPQSMMTNPGADVSYKFYFGVPFLSGFSANVGSTGFSAYDLFAANGVDFNTKLRTVVNETTNKDKLVLNEQLEVFNGGFRLGERDNYTYFSFGMYQELDAIVYVPKDPLVLALDGNQNYIGRSFNLGDLNAKAEAVSVLHFGFHKNITEKLILGARAKIYTSGFNVTTTKNAGYVYTIPSNNTVYEQQIYSDLQLQTSGLSNYIDNNAGFEGGKKTAKKAFLGPDLGLGFDLGFTYNPKKNIQWTGSILDIGFINHSSDAKTYTYKGIYNYQGVNPNFSNINNSGDTYQEFQDAIPLDTTRATYKTWRPIKVNASYQYSWNDHRTDAPCDCLGKSNQAYQNGVGAQLFMMSTPKAPMIALTGFYQRRIFTGLNMKATYTVDSFSYSNIGLGLSANIGAFNLYLMGDNLLAYRDLSKAKSLSFQMGLNFVFKGKEEE encoded by the coding sequence ATGAGAAAGCAATTACTCACCTTTAGTTTACTGCTTTGTTCCTTAGTAAGCCTTGCACAAAACAAGCAAATTCTTTACAACTTTACTGCAGTACCACAATCCATGATGACCAATCCGGGAGCAGATGTATCCTATAAATTTTATTTTGGGGTGCCGTTCCTATCTGGCTTTTCAGCAAACGTTGGTTCTACAGGTTTTTCAGCCTACGATTTATTTGCTGCCAACGGAGTCGATTTTAATACCAAACTTAGAACTGTTGTCAATGAAACAACCAACAAGGATAAATTGGTTCTCAACGAACAGTTAGAAGTTTTTAACGGCGGTTTTCGACTGGGCGAAAGAGATAATTACACTTATTTTTCGTTCGGAATGTACCAAGAATTGGATGCCATCGTATACGTGCCCAAAGATCCGCTTGTACTGGCGTTGGATGGCAATCAAAATTACATAGGTCGATCTTTTAACCTCGGTGATCTCAATGCAAAAGCAGAAGCAGTTTCGGTCTTGCATTTCGGCTTCCACAAAAACATCACAGAAAAACTTATTCTAGGTGCAAGAGCAAAAATCTACACCAGCGGTTTCAATGTCACAACAACCAAAAACGCAGGCTACGTCTACACTATACCGTCAAACAATACGGTTTACGAACAACAAATATATTCAGATCTGCAACTGCAAACCTCAGGATTATCCAACTACATCGATAATAATGCAGGATTTGAAGGAGGTAAAAAAACAGCCAAAAAAGCTTTTCTCGGCCCCGATCTCGGTCTTGGTTTCGATCTTGGGTTTACCTACAATCCTAAGAAAAACATCCAGTGGACGGGGAGTATTCTCGATATCGGATTTATTAATCACAGCAGCGATGCCAAAACCTATACCTACAAAGGCATCTACAATTACCAAGGAGTAAACCCCAATTTTTCCAACATCAACAACTCTGGAGATACGTACCAAGAATTTCAAGACGCCATTCCGCTAGACACCACCCGCGCAACATACAAAACTTGGCGACCTATAAAAGTGAATGCTTCCTACCAATATTCATGGAACGATCACCGTACTGATGCCCCTTGTGACTGCTTGGGTAAAAGTAATCAAGCCTATCAAAATGGGGTTGGAGCACAGCTTTTCATGATGTCTACGCCAAAGGCACCTATGATCGCACTTACCGGTTTTTATCAACGCCGAATCTTTACTGGGCTGAACATGAAAGCGACTTATACCGTCGATTCCTTCTCTTATTCCAACATTGGTTTAGGACTTTCAGCCAATATTGGAGCCTTCAATTTGTATCTCATGGGAGACAATTTGCTAGCGTACCGCGATCTTTCCAAAGCCAAAAGTCTATCCTTTCAAATGGGACTCAACTTTGTATTCAAAGGCAAAGAAGAAGAGTAG
- a CDS encoding DUF1801 domain-containing protein, translating to MNPKVDDFLSKAINWQNEMQLLRKMLLECQLDEDLKWRQPCYSYNNTNVIIIGGFKEHCTLSFFKGVLLQDPEDLLEAPGENSQSMRVIKFKSEEEIVNNRAILKSYIYQAIEIEKAGLKVVVTKDVDLEYPEELKLHFAQNPTVQLAFESLTPGRQRGYHLFFTAAKQSQTRTARIEKYSQQILSGKGINDCTCGLSKKGTICDGSHKLL from the coding sequence ATGAATCCAAAAGTAGATGATTTTTTAAGCAAAGCGATCAATTGGCAAAACGAAATGCAGTTGTTACGAAAAATGCTCTTGGAGTGCCAACTGGACGAAGACCTTAAATGGCGACAACCATGCTATTCCTATAACAATACCAATGTGATCATCATCGGAGGGTTCAAGGAGCATTGTACGCTGAGTTTTTTTAAAGGAGTCTTACTGCAAGATCCCGAAGACTTGCTTGAAGCACCGGGCGAAAATTCCCAATCGATGCGTGTCATAAAATTTAAATCCGAAGAGGAGATTGTAAACAATCGAGCTATTTTGAAATCGTACATCTATCAAGCAATCGAAATCGAAAAAGCCGGTCTAAAAGTAGTTGTCACAAAAGATGTTGACTTGGAATATCCAGAAGAATTAAAACTCCATTTTGCACAAAATCCAACTGTTCAATTAGCTTTCGAATCTTTAACTCCGGGTAGACAACGTGGTTATCATTTGTTTTTTACTGCTGCCAAGCAATCTCAGACCCGCACGGCACGGATAGAAAAATACAGCCAACAAATCCTAAGTGGAAAAGGCATCAACGACTGCACCTGCGGATTATCCAAAAAAGGAACTATTTGTGATGGATCTCACAAATTATTGTAA
- a CDS encoding 4'-phosphopantetheinyl transferase superfamily protein has protein sequence MIGNDVVDLVLAKTESNWRRKGYLDKLYTTWEQTIIKKSVHPDEMVWVLWSIKESVYKAYQRIEYNEGFYPIKIEVQSLENDGDGYNSTTALFGILFYGQTTIKDGIVHTVVVQYKSDLEKIKRLPVTNYKKNKKGLPIHVHTGAPVSVSHHGRSTIVVGLDYNNL, from the coding sequence ATGATTGGCAACGACGTAGTCGATTTAGTTCTTGCAAAAACGGAAAGCAATTGGCGACGCAAAGGCTATCTCGACAAATTGTACACGACTTGGGAACAAACAATTATTAAAAAATCGGTGCACCCTGATGAAATGGTTTGGGTATTGTGGAGCATCAAAGAGTCTGTTTACAAGGCGTACCAGCGAATAGAATACAATGAAGGTTTCTATCCTATAAAAATTGAAGTGCAGTCACTAGAAAATGATGGTGACGGATACAATTCTACAACAGCGCTGTTTGGCATTTTATTTTATGGGCAAACTACTATCAAAGACGGTATTGTGCATACAGTAGTTGTGCAATACAAATCAGATTTAGAAAAAATAAAACGATTACCAGTTACTAATTACAAAAAGAATAAAAAAGGTTTGCCCATACACGTGCACACGGGAGCGCCTGTATCTGTCAGCCATCATGGGCGAAGTACTATTGTTGTTGGTCTCGATTACAATAATTTGTGA
- a CDS encoding acyl carrier protein: MNKEEIIAKLKPIVQPFVNDEDAFANLTDKTHFITDLNINSANLVDIILDVEDIFGIVIDNESMEKMVDIENTIEIIQTKLAEK; this comes from the coding sequence ATGAATAAAGAAGAAATAATTGCAAAACTAAAACCCATTGTACAACCTTTTGTAAACGATGAAGATGCTTTTGCCAACCTCACAGACAAAACCCATTTTATCACTGATTTGAATATTAATTCGGCTAATTTGGTGGATATCATTTTAGATGTTGAAGATATTTTTGGCATTGTAATCGACAATGAATCAATGGAAAAAATGGTGGATATCGAAAATACGATTGAAATAATCCAAACCAAATTGGCCGAAAAATGA